Within the Nocardioides humi genome, the region GATCGGTGGGATCCGGGGCCGCGGCGAGGCACGCGCGGAACCCCCCAGTCACCGCAACACCTCGTACGCCGATCCAACGACCGGACGCAGGAGAGGTTCCGGATTTACCCGTGATGTGTTGTCGCGCCTAGAAGACGGTCGTCCGTGGGAGGGGGCGCGGTCAGGCACCCACCGACACCCGGTCCCGGGCGGTGTCCCGGGTGGTGTCCTGGGTGGTGTCCTGGGTGCTGTCCTGGGTGCTGTCCGGGTCCACGGCACCCGGCTCGGTGGTCGCGTTGCGCTGGGGCGCGGTCCGGTAGTGGGTCAGGTAGATCGCCAGGCCGGTGAAGAGCAGGCCGCCGACGAGGTTGCCGAGAGCGGTCGGGATCTCGTTCCACACGAAATAGTCGCCCCAGGTGAAGTCGGCGCCGAGCATGATCCCGACCGGGAACAGGAACATGTTGACCACCGAGTGCTCGAACGCCATCGCGAAGAACAGCAGGATCGGCAGCCACATCACCACGATCTTGCCGAGGACGTCGCGCGCGAGGATGGCGCCGACGACGCCGGTGGAGACCATCCAGTTGCAGAGCATGCCGCGGACGAAGACGGCCAGCCAGCCGCCGGCCCCGTGGGCCTCGTAGCCGAGGGTGCGTTCGTGGCCGATGGCGGCCAGCTTCTGGCCGTAGGCGGCGAAGGGGTTGGCGGGGTCGTCGATCGAGCTGTCGAAGCCGTAGGTCACGAAGACCGAGACCAGGAAGGCGACCGTGAGGGCGCCGGCGAAGTTCCCGAGGAAGACCAGGCCCCAGTTCCGCAGGACCCCGCCGACGGTCACCCCCGGCCGCTTGGCCAGCCACGCCAGCGGCGCCAGGACGAACACGCCGGTGAGCAGGTCGTAGCCCAGCAGGTAGAGCAGCACGAACCCGATCGGGAACAGGATCGCGCCCACGATGGGCTGGCCGGTGTCGACGGTCATCTTGACGGCGAAGGCCGCCGCCAGGGTCAACAGCGCGGCGGCCATGAACGCCCGGACCAGGGTGTCGCGGGTGGACATGAAGATCTTCGACTCGCCCGCGTCGATCAGGGCGACGGCGAGCTCCGGCGGCTTGACGTAGGTCATCGGTGCCTCTCCTCGGGTACGACGCCAGCGGCTCGCTGGCGGCGTCGACGCTAGGAGTCCCGGGTTACCCGGACCGGCCCGCGCACCGCCGCCCCGGTAACCATCGCCGCACGGACGCACAGCCGGCGGCGGAGCCAGTCACGGCGCGATGTCGGCGGCGAGGTAGACCCACGCCTCGGC harbors:
- a CDS encoding formate/nitrite transporter family protein; the protein is MTYVKPPELAVALIDAGESKIFMSTRDTLVRAFMAAALLTLAAAFAVKMTVDTGQPIVGAILFPIGFVLLYLLGYDLLTGVFVLAPLAWLAKRPGVTVGGVLRNWGLVFLGNFAGALTVAFLVSVFVTYGFDSSIDDPANPFAAYGQKLAAIGHERTLGYEAHGAGGWLAVFVRGMLCNWMVSTGVVGAILARDVLGKIVVMWLPILLFFAMAFEHSVVNMFLFPVGIMLGADFTWGDYFVWNEIPTALGNLVGGLLFTGLAIYLTHYRTAPQRNATTEPGAVDPDSTQDSTQDTTQDTTRDTARDRVSVGA